The Trypanosoma brucei brucei TREU927 chromosome 2, complete sequence genome has a window encoding:
- a CDS encoding vesicle-associated membrane protein, putative (similar to Synaptobrevin-like protein 1. (Swiss-Prot:P51809) [Homo sapiens]) — protein MLISASFVSYQRMIVAEHRVTATMKGVVDVMLEQLPRYDTKAVYQYDESVFHFLVENELVYGCVTGVDHTKRVVFEFLSRIRDFFKKEFAGSDRRYPRPSAISFSACSKFGAVLSDNMRSFNETNSTDKLGEINKLVDDTKHTMLGNIDVLIDRGERIELLCHKTEVLNTGSRAFQSSARSLKWKVCMGKMRFVIGTFLLFLFFATISFIFICGTNLKCKK, from the coding sequence ATGCTTATATCTGCCTCCTTTGTGTCTTACCAGCGCATGATCGTTGCAGAACATCGTGTTACGGCTACAATGAAaggtgttgttgatgttatgCTCGAGCAGCTTCCTCGTTATGACACTAAAGCCGTCTATCAGTATGATGAAAGcgtgtttcattttcttgttgAAAATGAACTTGTGTACGGTTGTGTCACAGGTGTGGATCACACAAAGCGCGTGGTATTTGAATTTTTGTCACGTATCCGTGatttctttaaaaaagagtTTGCTGGTAGCGATAGGCGATATCCACGACCCTCGGCTATTTCTTTCAGTGCTTGCAGTAAATTCGGCGCAGTGCTTTCAGATAATATGCGGTCATTCAATGAAACTAATAGTACAGATAAACTTGGTGAAATTAATAAACTTGTTGATGATACGAAGCATACAATGTTGGGGAACATAGACGTGCTAATTGATCGCGGGGAGCGAATTGAATTATTGTGTCATAAGACGGAAGTGCTTAACACCGGATCCCGTGCTTTTCAGTCCAGTGCTAGGTCGTTAAAGTGGAAAGTGTGTATGGGAAAGATGCGGTTTGTTATTGGGacgtttttacttttccttttctttgcgaccatatctttcattttcatttgcgGCACTAACCTCAAGTGCAAAAAGTAG
- a CDS encoding TPR-repeat protein, putative has protein sequence MDYAAAIKQQAEDLQDELKDLALWQEEVARQHEVNKMKKSATFVTNSVPPIRGTVPSLKEAVLKSAGVVEKEDPVKKQKDKGNELFQSGKLQEAVEAYAVGIDLDPEGPMAHVLYGNRALCYLKLERWSDAERDASSCVRLNRTYAKGYFRRATARKQLGNLKGARTDLEAVLALSPNDVSATNEMSLVTKMIRADRDGAEPVTRKKIVITEVDDDDDEQCVGEGAQDKTASPSVIESNTGRHPNTVGDQVVKNEIAELERFRAAQRDAQEARSRERETKLQYKGRTSSRVEIVEEINNESKEGVVVSSSPLSLNNGVTSASAQECPSRELAAVSTSGAAQRPATFKDKKMNEPVVPRMLKPTVKWTKDTLKAPKSFTEFERVFLDLKDDEELLCFYVSVIPPGSMQVLFGSNMTPDILLGMLKAAGRLSGTSTVSFLKGLCTVKRVRDISLFFDDCEKKVVEEVMDVVVSCGASDEDVSLFRRQLGVI, from the coding sequence ATGGATTACGCCGCCGCAATAAAGCAGCAGGCAGAAGATCTGCAAGACGAGCTGAAGGACTTGGCTTTATGGCAGGAGGAAGTTGCACGTCAGCATGAAGTGAACAAGATGAAAAAGTCAGCCACATTTGTCACAAACTCTGTTCCTCCTATAAGAGGAACAGTACCATCCCTGAAGGAAGCCGTTTTGAAGAGCGCTGGTGTTGTTGAGAAGGAGGACCCtgtgaagaaacagaaagacaaAGGTAACGAACTGTTCCAAAGTGGGAAACTCCAGGAAGCAGTGGAGGCATATGCTGTGGGTATAGACCTTGACCCAGAAGGGCCGATGGCACACGTGCTCTACGGCAACCGAGCGCTTTGTTACTTGAAGTTGGAGAGATGGTCTGATGCCGAACGGGATGCCTCCTCTTGTGTTCGTCTTAACCGCACATACGCCAAAGGGTACTTTCGCCGCGCTACAGCCAGGAAACAGCTAGGGAATTTAAAAGGTGCGCGTACAGACCTAGAGGCAGTGTTGGCGCTTTCACCGAATGATGTAAGTGCCACAAATGAGATGTCGTTAGTAACCAAAATGATCCGAGCAGATCGAGATGGCGCTGAACCGGTTACCAGGAAAAAGATTGTTATTACCGAGGTtgacgacgatgatgatgagcaaTGTGTGGGCGAGGGTGCTCAAGACAAGACGGCCTCTCCAAGTGTGATTGAAAGCAACACCGGTCGACACCCTAACACCGTGGGAGATCAGGTAGTGAAAAATGAGATCGCTGAGTTGGAGAGGTTTCGGGCGGCCCAACGAGACGCACAGGAAGCCAGGtcaagagaaagggaaaccaAATTGCAGTACAAAGGACGTACTTCGTCGAGAGTGGAGATTGTGGAAGAAATCAACAATGAGAGTAAGGAAGGAGTAGTTGTTTCTTCGTCCCCTCTGTCACTAAACAACGGAGTGACGTCAGCGTCGGCACAAGAATGTCCTTCGAGAGAACTAGCCGCGGTTTCAACGAGCGGTGCAGCGCAACGACCGGCGACCTttaaagacaaaaagatgaATGAGCCTGTTGTCCCTCGCATGCTAAAGCCGACTGTAAAGTGGACTAAGGATACTTTGAAAGCACCCAAGTCGTTTACAGAATTTGAGCGAGTTTTTTTAGACCTTAAGGACGATGAGGAACTGCTCTGTTTTTATGTTTCGGTTATACCCCCTGGGAGCATGCAGGTGCTTTTTGGAAGCAATATGACACCTGATATTCTTCTTGGTATGCTGAAAGCGGCAGGAAGGCTTTCAGGAACATCAacggtttcttttctcaaGGGACTGTGTACCGTGAAACGCGTGAGGGATATCTCACTGTTCTTTGATGACTGCGAGAAGAAGGTGGTCGAGGAGGTGATGGATGTTGTTGTCTCTTGCGGAGCTTCTGATGAGGATGTGAGCCTGTTTAGGCGGCAACTTGGGGTTATATAG
- a CDS encoding chaperone protein DnaJ, putative (similar to GP:886414: TCJ2 {Trypanosoma cruzi} {Trypanosoma cruzi} (PMID:9566524); similar to SP:Q9QYJ0: DnaJ homolog subfamily A member 2 (mDj3). {Mus musculus}): MQARMVKETKYYDALGVPPNASEDDIKRAYRKLALKYHPDKNKEPGANEKFKEVSVAYECLSDVEKRRRYDQFGEKGVESEGVGIDPSDIFSSFFGGRRARGEAKPKDIVHQQPVPLETFYNGKTIKLAIIRDRLCDSCNGSGSKDPKVSSRCVECDGRGVKIITRSIGPGFVQQMQVACPRCGGKGTDIKEEHKCQSCRGQQIVKDKKVFDVVVEKGMQHGDSVTFQGEGDQIPGVRLSGDIIIILDEKPHPVFTRKGDHLLIHHKISLAEALTGFTMNIKHLDERAISIRSTNVIDPQKLWSVSREGMPIPGTGGTERGDLVIKFDVVYPSAQSLSGDGIEPLRRILGYPKQEEPAPEATEHTLAVTYVDLDREARRRRTAANDDDDDAGQHVHTGATCTQQ; this comes from the coding sequence ATGCAAGCAAGGAtggtgaaagaaacaaaatactaCGACGCTTTGGGGGTCCCTCCCAATGCTTCCGAAGATGACATTAAGAGAGCTTACCGCAAACTTGCTTTGAAGTATCACCCAGACAAAAATAAGGAGCCTGGAGCAAACGAAAAGTTCAAGGAGGTTTCGGTGGCCTACGAATGTCTATCGGAtgtggagaaaaggagacGCTACGACCAGTTTGGCGAGAAGGGCGTTGAGTCAGAGGGCGTCGGCATCGACCCATCGGATATCTTTTCCAGTTTCTTTGGTGGGAGACGCGCACGTGGAGAGGCCAAACCAAAAGATATTGTTCATCAGCAGCCCGTGCCCCTCGAAACTTTTTATAATGGTAAGACGATTAAGTTGGCTATTATACGTGATCGGCTTTGCGATTCTTGCAACGGTTCCGGCTCTAAAGATCCCAAGGTTTCCTCGCGGTGCGTGGAATGTGATGGTCGTGGCGTTAAGATAATTACTCGTTCGATTGGACCCGGCTTTGTTCAACAGATGCAGGTCGCGTGTCCAAGGTGCGGCGGAAAGGGTACGGATATTAAAGAAGAGCATAAGTGCCAGAGTTGCAGAGGCCAACAGATCGTAAAGGATAAAAAGgtttttgatgttgttgtggaGAAGGGCATGCAGCATGGGGACAGTGTGACTTTCCAGGGTGAGGGCGATCAAATACCGGGTGTTCGCCTTTCTGGTGACATTATCATCATACTGGATGAAAAACCCCATCCTGTCTTCACGCGCAAAGGTGATCATCTCCTCATTCACCACAAAATATCGTTGGCAGAAGCGCTAACAGGTTTCACAATGAACATTAAGCATCTTGATGAACGTGCCATTTCTATACGATCCACTAACGTAATCGATCCCCAAAAATTATGGAGCGTGAGCAGGGAGGGTATGCCCATTCCCGGAACGGGTGGCACGGAGCGAGGTGACCTGGTAATCAAGTTCGACGTTGTATACCCGTCCGCACAAAGCCTCTCTGGAGATGGCATTGAGCCACTGCGCAGAATCCTCGGGTATCCAAAGCAAGAAGAGCCTGCGCCTGAGGCCACGGAGCACACGCTGGCTGTAACTTACGTTGATCTGGATAGAGAAGCCAGACGCCGTCGCACTGCCGCGAACGACGACGACGATGATGCGGGTCAACATGTACACACCGGTGCAACGTGTACGCAGCAATAG
- a CDS encoding aldo-keto reductase, putative codes for MPGVNVMSYKPLGGPVLGVTRMLQMRNGYTIPQCGFGTYRMTPTEAGAAVEYAVQAGFRHFDCAKAYCNQFAVGDGLRRAISSGRVKRDDLFVTSKLWPTDQHPENVEKACRETLEELKVSYLDLYLIHWPVAWRHSPEFKTEEDKYPKHDSGLPAVDERVKLTDTWRAMCALVDKGLVRSIGLSNCSEKHIAEVMGDGDLYAPVLNQIELHPALVQRDLLNVHRTKRMLTASYSPLGMPSRFTSPDYKGLLTHEALLPLSEHSGFSVARLLLNWNLDMHNVVIVRSTRRDHIQSNAKASLYTLSDPVRMILDRFQDREGTVRTINPTNFTHSGESFFS; via the coding sequence ATGCCTGGGGTTAACGTGATGAGCTACAAGCCGCTTGGTGGACCTGTGCTCGGTGTAACGCGGATGTTACAGATGAGGAATGGGTACACCATTCCTCAGTGTGGGTTTGGGACATACAGAATGACCCCTACCGAAGCCGGGGCGGCTGTCGAATATGCGGTGCAGGCGGGATTCCGTCATTTCGACTGCGCCAAGGCTTACTGCAACCAATTTGCTGTGGGTGATGGATTGCGGCGCGCCATATCGTCGGGGAGGGTGAAGCGAGATGATTTGTTTGTAACGTCCAAGCTCTGGCCAACCGACCAGCATCCTGAAAATGTGGAAAAGGCCTGTAGGGAGACGTTAGAAGAGCTAAAAGTTTCCTATCTAGATCTCTACCTCATACATTGGCCTGTTGCGTGGCGCCACTCACCCGAATTTAAAACCGAAGAAGACAAATATCCCAAGCATGATAGCGGCCTGCCTGCCGTGGACGAGAGAGTGAAACTTACGGACACATGGAGGGCAATGTGTGCACTAGTTGATAAGGGGCTGGTGCGTTCTATTGGGCTTTCTAACTGTTCTGAGAAACATATTGCGGAGGTAATGGGGGACGGTGACTTGTACGCACCTGTGCTTAATCAGATCGAGCTCCATCCTGCACTTGTGCAGCGGGACCTCCTCAACGTACACCGCACCAAAAGGATGCTAACAGCATCGTATAGCCCACTTGGGATGCCTTCAAGGTTCACCTCACCGGACTACAAGGGTCTTCTGACTCATGAAGCGCTGTTGCCCCTATCTGAGCACTCGGGCTTCAGTGTAGCTCGCCTTCTGCTTAACTGGAACCTCGACATGCACAACGTGGTAATTGTGCGCTCGACAAGGAGGGACCACATTCAATCAAATGCAAAGGCGTCGCTCTATACTCTCTCCGATCCTGTTCGGATGATACTTGACCGGTTTCAGGATCGTGAAGGAACCGTGAGGACAATTAACCCCACAAACTTCACCCACTCCGGCGAGAGTTTCTTTTCGTAA